One Pseudomonadota bacterium DNA window includes the following coding sequences:
- a CDS encoding KTSC domain-containing protein: protein MVLDAPARLRRLRVHHVCLLCRRDQRAPTRVPERALHEHFGVPADLFSALLASPSRGSFVSRFIRGKCEFRRLCSAAI, encoded by the coding sequence CTGGTGCTCGACGCACCAGCGCGTCTTCGTCGACTCCGCGTGCATCACGTCTGCCTCCTTTGTCGCCGAGACCAGCGTGCTCCAACTCGAGTTCCGGAACGGGCTCTCCACGAGCACTTCGGCGTGCCCGCTGACCTCTTCTCTGCGTTGCTCGCCTCGCCGTCCAGGGGCTCGTTCGTCTCCCGCTTCATCCGCGGCAAGTGCGAGTTTCGTCGGCTCTGCTCAGCAGCGATCTGA